The sequence below is a genomic window from Haemophilus pittmaniae.
ATGAGGCAGCTCACTAATGAAATGGACTGATGCCCAACAAATTGCCGAAATGCTCTATGACCAAAATCCAGAGCTTGATCCGAAAACGGTACGTTTTACCGATTTGCACCAATGGATTTTAGCCTTGGAGGGGTTTGATGATGAACCGCAAAAATCCAATGAAAGTATTTTAGAAGCCATTTTGCTGAAATGGCTAGATGAATATGAGTAGACAGATATAAACAAAGGCCTGTGTGTATAACTCAGGCCTTTTTGTTGTCTTTTAAACGCCCCCTTGGGAATTGGAGTTTTTCTTAAAAACGGTCATAAGTCATTGATTTTATTAATGTTTGGCGAAAAATAGAAATTACCGTAATTTATAATGTACTTCCGAGAGGTCGCGCAAACGGGCCGCGGCTTGTTCAGCGGTAAGATCGCGTTGACTTTCTCCTAGCATTTCGTAGCCGACCATAAATTTACGTACGGTTGCCGAGCGTAACAATGGCGGATAAAAATGCGCGTGCAATTGCCAATGATCATTGGCCTCGCCGTTAAATGGAGCTGCATGAAAGCCCATGGAATAAGGAAACGAAGTTTCGAATAAATTATCGTATTTGGTCGTGAGTTTTTTCAAAATTACCGCTAAATCGCGCACCTCTGCCGGGCTAAGTTCGGTAAGGCGTTTAATGTGATTTTTCGGCAACAATAGAGTTTCAAAGGGCCAAACCGCCCAATAAGGTACCACTACCAACCAATGTTCAGTTTCTACTACGATGCGTTCTTTGTTAACCAGTTCCCGTTGGGCATAGTCGACTAACATCACGGAATCATATTTTGCATAATAACGACGCTGTGCAGCGTCTTCCCGAGCGACCTCATTTGGTAAGAAACTATTGGCCCAGATTTGTCCGTGTGGATGTGGATTAGAACAGCCCATGGCTGCACCTTTATTCTCAAAAATC
It includes:
- the iscX gene encoding Fe-S cluster assembly protein IscX, with the translated sequence MKWTDAQQIAEMLYDQNPELDPKTVRFTDLHQWILALEGFDDEPQKSNESILEAILLKWLDEYE
- the galT gene encoding galactose-1-phosphate uridylyltransferase, which encodes MSQLQFEPTDHPHRRYNPLTEQWVLVSPHRAKRPWQGQQEKLSEEEKPTHDPNCYLCPGNKRITGEQNPNYQKPFVFKNDFSALLEDTPAPASTDDPLFQMSAARGESRVICFSPDHSKTLPLLSEEEIVAVIELWQQQLRELGQRYPWVQIFENKGAAMGCSNPHPHGQIWANSFLPNEVAREDAAQRRYYAKYDSVMLVDYAQRELVNKERIVVETEHWLVVVPYWAVWPFETLLLPKNHIKRLTELSPAEVRDLAVILKKLTTKYDNLFETSFPYSMGFHAAPFNGEANDHWQLHAHFYPPLLRSATVRKFMVGYEMLGESQRDLTAEQAAARLRDLSEVHYKLR